The window TGTTCCTTTTAGCAAAATGTCCGAAGCCCTTTGCATTGTTTATTTTTGCCGCTTTACCTGGGTGTCTTATGACGCTGATGGGGCACACGCCTGTGGTTGCCGCTCACTCGCTGCTTGTTGCAACCCTTGCCGAATTGGTACGTAAGCTCTTCGGCTACGATACCGTAAAGGGGAGCATAGCAGGGTATGCGGTTATGTCGCTTCATTTTTGCGGCGCTTTTTGGCAAATCTTTCTTTTAAAAGAGCAATACTATGCCCTAACCGAAAAAATGATGGGCGCCGAATATGCAACGGAACTTGTGAGCCTGCCTTTGTGGATTATGCCGGTTCTGTACGTTACCGCTTTTATCGGCGGAATACTCGGCGGGCTTTTAGGTGCAAAACTGTTAAAAAAACACTTTGCCAAAGCAGGGCTGGTGTAATCGGTATTGAAAAGGATAAAGCCGTTATTGGAAAACTGCGGACGTTCTAAGCGGGTAATAAAAACCCTTATCGGCATGCCTCGTACGCCTGCTTAAAAATCCGTAGCGGCAGATACATAAACCGCAGAGCATGCAAAGGAAGATTGCCGGCGCGCTCGGCACGGGAAGCTAAAAAAACTTTGCGGTTTAATTTAACGGGTAATGATAATGAATGCGAAAAAATTAATACTGGATCCGAGAACAAAATTATTTTTAGTGATTGCAATGGGGGCATCGATTACGATTGTCGTTCCGCTGTATGTAGAAATTTTAAGCATACTGCTTTTTGCGGTTTTGTTTATAACAAACGGGCAAATAAAGACGGCTGTAAAATTAACGGTTTTCTTTTTATTTCTTGCAAGTTTGACGTATGTACCGCATCATATTTCTTTCGTGCGGAATATCGTTTTACCGATTTCATTTATGGTACGTCGTTTTATGATGCCGATAGTTGCGGGTAAATATTTAATTGACTCAACTCCGGTCGGGCTTTTAATGAATGCCCTCGAAAAATTGAGGCTGCCGTATTCCCTTGTCATTACCCTTGCCGTTATGTTCCGCTTTTTCCCGACTTTAAGCGAAGAATATGCGCATATCAAAAATGCCATGAAGATGCGCGGTATAGGTTTAAATATGCTGAATATTATACGCCGTCCGCTTTTAACCCTTGAATATGTAATGGTGCCGTTAATTTCTTCCGCTTCACGAATCGGCGATGAGCTTGCAGCGGCAGGACACACCAAGGGGGTCGATGCGCCTTTTAAAAAAATCAGATATAAAACGGCACATTTTACCGCCGCCGATGCCGTTATTTCCGGTTACATTATTGCGGTATTAGCGGCGGCCGTATTCTCGAGGGTAGCCATATGACGGAAACTGCAATCGCACTTGAAAATATTATGTTTGAGTATGGGGCTTCCAGTGGTTCGGAAAGTGCCGCCGTTTTAAACGGGGAGGGCGGTAGGGTTTCCGCAATAGACGGTGTTTCTTTTACCGTGCAAAAAGGCGAATGTCTTTTGCTTACCGGTATATCGGGCTGCGGAAAGACGAGTCTTTTGCGCCTTATCAACGGGTTAATTCCGCATTATTACGAAGGCGCTCTTTTAGGTGAAATTACCGTCTCGGGGGAAAGTATTTTGCACAGACCCGTCTATGATATTTCAAAAAAAGTTTCAACCGTATTTCAAAATCCTAAATCGCAGTTTTTTAATTTGGATACCACTTCGGAAATTCTTTTTTTTCTTGAAAATATGGGAACCCGGTTTGAAAAAATGCATGAGCGGCTGAACTTTGTTTCTCAATTTTTGCATATCGAACATTTGCTTGACCGCACTATTTTTAATCTTTCAGGCGGCGAAAAACAAATGATTGCCATTGCTTCGGCCCTGGCCTCCGATACTGATATTATTCTGTTTGATGAACCTACGGCAAATTTGGATATATTTTATATTGAAAAAATAAAAGAAGCCCTCCGGCTTTTAAAAGAATCGGGCAAAACGCTCATTATAAGCGAGCACAGGTTGTATTTTCTTAAAGAGCTTATAGACCGTGTGCTCATTATTAAAGACGGAAAGATTGCATGTACCCTTTCAGGAAAAGCGTTTTCCGCCTTAACGGAAGAAAAACGCAAGGAACTTTTACTGCGCCCCATTGAGATGAATTGCACCGTTTTTAGCCGGAGCGCTGCAAACGCAGGCGTCCGTCATGAGCAGTCAGTCGGTGCTTGCGATTGCCGGGCAGGGCAGCTTATCATAGAAAATCTCATTTACCGGTTCCCGAAAGATACTAAAGACTTTCTTTCAGTGCAAAATGTAAAGATGGATTTCGGTAAGGTTATTGCACTGACCGGAAAAAACGGGCAGGGAAAAAGTACCCTTGCGCACTGTCTTACCGGTTTATTAAAAGCGCGTAAAGAGTGCGTTTCGGTAAACGGAAAAACCATCAATGCAAAACAGCGCTTGGCAATTTCATATATGGTTATGCAGGATGTCGGGTATCAGCTTTTTACCGAAAGCGTTGAAGAAGAAATAACGCTGGGTAAAAATAAAAATCGTCTGCGAAAATATGTTTCGCCGTCTTCCGAATTGAAAGGCGAAAACAGTAAGGTAACCGGTTTCGGTTCGGAATTAAGTACGGAATCCGTTTTAGAAAAAATGCATTTAACCGACTTGAAAGACCGTCACCCGTTAAGTTTATCGGGCGGACAAAAACAGCGCGTCGCTATCGGCTCTTCGGTCAGCTCGGGAGCGAACATTATTATCAT is drawn from Treponema pedis and contains these coding sequences:
- a CDS encoding ABC transporter ATP-binding protein; translation: MTETAIALENIMFEYGASSGSESAAVLNGEGGRVSAIDGVSFTVQKGECLLLTGISGCGKTSLLRLINGLIPHYYEGALLGEITVSGESILHRPVYDISKKVSTVFQNPKSQFFNLDTTSEILFFLENMGTRFEKMHERLNFVSQFLHIEHLLDRTIFNLSGGEKQMIAIASALASDTDIILFDEPTANLDIFYIEKIKEALRLLKESGKTLIISEHRLYFLKELIDRVLIIKDGKIACTLSGKAFSALTEEKRKELLLRPIEMNCTVFSRSAANAGVRHEQSVGACDCRAGQLIIENLIYRFPKDTKDFLSVQNVKMDFGKVIALTGKNGQGKSTLAHCLTGLLKARKECVSVNGKTINAKQRLAISYMVMQDVGYQLFTESVEEEITLGKNKNRLRKYVSPSSELKGENSKVTGFGSELSTESVLEKMHLTDLKDRHPLSLSGGQKQRVAIGSSVSSGANIIIMDEPTSGMDYFHMKETAALINTLRSPERLILIISHDFEFLSLTADEIIVMEKGAVLSHAPFTEAEAERVFEYLKTLTITINNSI
- a CDS encoding MptD family putative ECF transporter S component, with the protein product MNNKLVLKDFINIAIFSVIYFVGLFVVGTPLGFLVVTYTAFPFAASLILGIVAMFLLAKCPKPFALFIFAALPGCLMTLMGHTPVVAAHSLLVATLAELVRKLFGYDTVKGSIAGYAVMSLHFCGAFWQIFLLKEQYYALTEKMMGAEYATELVSLPLWIMPVLYVTAFIGGILGGLLGAKLLKKHFAKAGLV
- a CDS encoding energy-coupling factor transporter transmembrane component T — protein: MNAKKLILDPRTKLFLVIAMGASITIVVPLYVEILSILLFAVLFITNGQIKTAVKLTVFFLFLASLTYVPHHISFVRNIVLPISFMVRRFMMPIVAGKYLIDSTPVGLLMNALEKLRLPYSLVITLAVMFRFFPTLSEEYAHIKNAMKMRGIGLNMLNIIRRPLLTLEYVMVPLISSASRIGDELAAAGHTKGVDAPFKKIRYKTAHFTAADAVISGYIIAVLAAAVFSRVAI